One Phycisphaera mikurensis NBRC 102666 DNA window includes the following coding sequences:
- a CDS encoding DciA family protein, translating into MPGPLASFGPRDPEERLQRVRGFRVRPERDESLGFLAAAFQREVARPHKQLAGLVGVWNELVPPAVAGRTRLESLTRGTLSVAVDSSATLDVLDRLLRGGLRVEIIKANRGPALRRIRLRVDSGL; encoded by the coding sequence ATGCCCGGCCCCCTCGCTTCCTTCGGCCCGCGCGACCCCGAGGAGCGGCTGCAGCGGGTGCGGGGCTTCCGGGTCCGGCCGGAGCGGGACGAGTCCCTCGGCTTCCTGGCGGCGGCCTTCCAGCGCGAGGTCGCCCGGCCGCACAAGCAGCTCGCCGGCCTCGTCGGGGTGTGGAACGAGCTCGTCCCGCCGGCGGTCGCCGGCCGCACCCGCCTCGAGAGCCTCACCCGCGGGACGCTGAGCGTGGCGGTCGACTCCTCGGCGACGCTGGACGTGCTGGACCGCTTGCTCCGCGGCGGCCTCCGCGTCGAGATCATCAAAGCCAACCGCGGCCCCGCCCTGCGGCGGATCCGGCTCCGCGTCGACAGCGGGCTCTGA